The proteins below are encoded in one region of Pseudomonas sp. SCB32:
- a CDS encoding SMP-30/gluconolactonase/LRE family protein: MKKLFGLIVLLVAALAIYLAVTPSPIDPLAWTPPKAPPMTGVMEPNDTLMRAELIAQGQIVGPEDTAVDSQGRVFAGLEDGRIVRIGADGKAQTFVETGGRPLGLAFDKAGNLIVADAWKGLLQIDPQGQIRVLTDSVDGVPFAFTDDLDIASDGRIYFSDASSRFHQPDYILDLLEARPHGRLLRYDPATGKTETLLKDLYFANGVALSQNEDFVLVNETYRYRITRYWLKGEKAGQHDVFIDNLPGLPDNLASDRNGTFWVALPSPRKADADLIQQLPWLKRQLTKLPRAVLPKPVPYGLVIQVNEKGEIVRSLHDTSGQHLRMVTSVKPVHGVLYLGSLENDRIGRLPLR; encoded by the coding sequence ATGAAGAAGCTTTTCGGGCTGATCGTCCTGCTGGTCGCCGCCCTGGCCATCTACCTGGCAGTCACCCCCAGTCCCATCGACCCGCTGGCGTGGACACCGCCGAAGGCCCCGCCGATGACCGGCGTGATGGAGCCCAACGACACCCTGATGAGGGCCGAGCTGATTGCCCAGGGGCAGATCGTCGGGCCGGAGGATACCGCCGTAGACAGCCAGGGGCGCGTCTTCGCCGGCCTGGAGGACGGCCGCATCGTGCGCATCGGCGCGGACGGCAAGGCGCAGACCTTCGTCGAGACCGGAGGCCGGCCACTGGGTCTGGCCTTCGATAAAGCCGGCAACCTGATCGTCGCCGACGCCTGGAAGGGCCTGCTGCAGATCGATCCGCAAGGTCAGATCCGTGTACTGACCGATTCCGTTGACGGCGTTCCCTTCGCCTTCACCGACGACCTGGACATCGCCAGCGACGGACGCATCTATTTCAGCGATGCATCCAGCCGTTTCCACCAGCCGGACTACATCCTCGACCTGCTCGAAGCCCGCCCCCACGGCCGCCTACTGCGCTACGACCCGGCCACCGGCAAGACCGAGACACTGCTCAAGGACCTGTACTTCGCCAACGGCGTGGCGCTTTCGCAGAACGAGGACTTCGTGCTGGTCAACGAGACCTACCGCTACCGCATCACCCGCTATTGGCTCAAGGGCGAGAAGGCCGGCCAGCACGACGTCTTCATCGACAACCTGCCGGGCCTGCCGGACAACCTCGCCAGCGATCGCAACGGTACCTTCTGGGTCGCCCTGCCCTCGCCGCGCAAGGCGGATGCCGACCTGATCCAGCAGCTGCCCTGGCTGAAGCGACAACTCACCAAGCTGCCGCGCGCCGTCCTGCCCAAGCCGGTGCCTTACGGCCTGGTGATCCAGGTGAACGAGAAGGGCGAGATCGTGCGCAGCCTGCATGACACCAGCGGCCAGCACCTGCGCATGGTCACCTCGGTGAAGCCGGTGCACGGCGTGCTCTACCTGGGCAGCCTGGAGAACGACCGCATCGGCCGGCTGCCCTTGCGCTGA
- a CDS encoding MarR family winged helix-turn-helix transcriptional regulator: protein MTDTSLYDYLERIASLMRAWAREQPLMADLQPIQLSALNYLARCNRYSNTPLAVTDYLGLTKGTVSQSLKALEAKGLIRKRPDAQDRRSVHLELTAAGQGMIESLVPPAFLRRAEDALGERGELLVVLLRELLATIQRQEDVPGFGLCRTCRFHQRLDEGAHCGLTGEHLEPREGELICREHRAPDEAA, encoded by the coding sequence ATGACCGATACGAGCCTTTACGACTACCTCGAACGCATCGCCAGCCTGATGCGCGCCTGGGCCCGCGAGCAGCCGCTGATGGCCGATCTGCAGCCGATCCAGTTGAGTGCGCTGAACTACCTGGCGCGCTGCAATCGTTATTCGAATACCCCGCTGGCAGTTACGGATTACCTTGGGCTGACCAAGGGGACGGTGTCGCAATCCTTGAAGGCGCTGGAGGCGAAAGGGCTGATTCGCAAGCGTCCGGATGCGCAGGATCGGCGCAGCGTGCACCTGGAGCTGACGGCGGCGGGACAGGGAATGATCGAGTCGCTGGTACCACCGGCTTTCCTCCGTCGTGCGGAAGATGCCCTGGGTGAGCGTGGCGAGCTTCTGGTGGTGCTGTTGCGCGAACTGCTGGCGACCATCCAGCGCCAGGAGGATGTGCCGGGCTTCGGCCTGTGCCGTACCTGTCGCTTCCACCAGCGTCTGGACGAAGGCGCGCACTGCGGACTCACCGGCGAACACCTGGAGCCTCGCGAGGGCGAGTTGATCTGCCGCGAGCACCGCGCCCCCGACGAGGCGGCCTGA
- a CDS encoding tetratricopeptide repeat protein: MPRCFRHTLLASALLCLWVATPIQAAPLEATPCSIVDQWSDLYGDELVAAANAGHATAQYSLGLEYDAGSDEFEQSYEQAAYWYQKAAEQGHACAQYNLGNAYDSGDGVEQSAEKAVYWYQKAVDQDDKDAEYNLAIMYDNGTGVTRSYKKAFELYRKSAEQGDVDAQFAVAESYAKGRGVAKNPAQARLWYQRAAEQGHEEAEEKLDAMPELPPSI; the protein is encoded by the coding sequence ATGCCCCGCTGTTTCCGCCACACCCTGCTCGCCAGCGCGCTGCTGTGCCTGTGGGTCGCCACACCGATTCAGGCCGCCCCGCTGGAAGCGACGCCCTGCTCCATCGTCGACCAATGGTCCGACCTCTACGGCGACGAATTGGTGGCGGCGGCCAACGCCGGCCACGCCACGGCCCAGTACAGCCTCGGCCTGGAATACGACGCGGGCAGCGATGAGTTCGAGCAGAGTTACGAGCAGGCGGCGTACTGGTACCAGAAGGCGGCCGAACAGGGGCACGCCTGCGCCCAGTACAACCTGGGCAACGCCTACGACAGCGGCGACGGCGTGGAGCAGAGCGCGGAGAAGGCCGTGTACTGGTACCAGAAGGCCGTCGACCAGGACGACAAGGACGCCGAGTACAACCTGGCGATCATGTACGACAACGGCACCGGGGTGACCCGCAGCTACAAGAAAGCCTTCGAGCTGTACCGCAAATCCGCCGAGCAGGGCGACGTGGATGCCCAGTTCGCCGTGGCCGAGAGCTACGCCAAGGGTCGCGGGGTGGCGAAGAATCCGGCCCAGGCCCGTCTCTGGTACCAACGCGCCGCGGAACAGGGGCACGAGGAGGCTGAGGAAAAACTGGACGCCATGCCCGAGTTGCCGCCCAGCATCTAA
- a CDS encoding outer membrane protein transport protein: MKTTWLKTTLALTISAASAQALANGIAINEQSASGAGTAYAGRASSALDASTVYGNPAGLSKLKRTEVSGGLAIVDAKDDISQASSPHPGTNKGDSVPLAAVPFGYFSTPINDDFTFGFGMYVPYGIINDYESGFQGSYHGSYSKVQVITLQPTVAYKINDKVSVGFGPTINRIDGQLKNDLATNGIAGAQGDTHIDIKGDDTALGYNIGVMVDLAEDTTWGMTYHSKVDYHLDGHTKVKNAPSALGLNGSYDAKLDITLPESVDTSFTHKFDDKWTGYIGAVWTRWSRLEKIEVNNSGVPPLGQALGFNTIGEDLKWDDTWSGSVGASYQLTPEWVLRTGYAYDPSPTNNKYRNVRIPVGDRQIVTFGAGWSPNPDLTVDVAYAYLWEDTASVNQEGNALQPAYSAKYDNSANGLTAQMTYRF; this comes from the coding sequence ATGAAAACAACATGGCTCAAGACCACGCTTGCTCTGACCATTAGCGCCGCCTCTGCCCAGGCACTGGCCAACGGCATCGCGATCAACGAGCAAAGCGCCAGTGGCGCTGGTACCGCTTACGCAGGCCGCGCCTCCTCCGCGCTCGACGCCAGCACCGTCTACGGCAACCCGGCCGGTCTGTCCAAGCTCAAGCGCACCGAAGTCAGCGGCGGTCTCGCCATCGTCGACGCGAAGGACGACATCAGCCAGGCCAGCAGTCCGCACCCGGGCACCAACAAGGGCGACTCCGTGCCCCTGGCCGCCGTGCCGTTCGGCTACTTCTCCACGCCGATCAACGACGACTTCACCTTCGGCTTCGGCATGTATGTCCCCTACGGCATCATCAACGACTACGAAAGTGGCTTCCAGGGCAGCTACCACGGCTCCTACAGCAAGGTTCAGGTCATCACCCTGCAGCCGACCGTGGCCTACAAGATCAACGACAAGGTTTCCGTCGGCTTCGGCCCGACCATCAACCGCATCGATGGTCAGCTGAAGAACGACCTGGCCACCAACGGCATCGCCGGCGCCCAGGGCGACACCCACATCGACATCAAGGGTGACGACACCGCGCTGGGCTACAACATCGGCGTGATGGTCGATCTGGCCGAAGACACCACCTGGGGTATGACCTACCACTCCAAGGTCGACTACCACCTTGACGGCCACACCAAGGTCAAGAACGCTCCCAGCGCTCTGGGCCTGAACGGCTCCTACGACGCCAAGCTGGACATCACCCTGCCGGAGTCCGTGGATACCTCCTTCACCCACAAGTTCGACGACAAGTGGACCGGCTACATCGGTGCCGTCTGGACTCGCTGGAGCCGCCTGGAAAAGATCGAGGTGAACAACAGTGGCGTCCCGCCGCTGGGCCAGGCCCTGGGCTTCAACACCATCGGCGAAGACCTGAAGTGGGATGACACCTGGTCCGGTTCGGTCGGCGCCTCCTACCAGCTGACCCCGGAATGGGTCCTGCGTACCGGCTACGCCTACGATCCGTCGCCGACCAACAACAAGTACCGCAACGTGCGCATCCCGGTGGGCGACCGCCAGATCGTCACCTTCGGTGCCGGCTGGTCGCCGAACCCGGACCTGACCGTCGACGTCGCCTACGCCTACCTCTGGGAAGACACTGCCAGCGTCAACCAGGAAGGCAACGCACTGCAGCCGGCCTACAGCGCCAAGTACGACAACAGCGCCAACGGCCTGACCGCGCAGATGACCTATCGCTTCTGA
- a CDS encoding thioredoxin family protein: protein MNNAVYYHAGCPVCVEAERALLPLLNRDVEVVHLGEQAPRIAEAEAAGVRSVPALVVDGQVLHLNFGAAIADLK from the coding sequence ATGAACAACGCCGTCTATTACCATGCCGGTTGCCCCGTCTGCGTCGAAGCTGAACGCGCACTGCTGCCGCTGTTGAACCGGGACGTGGAAGTGGTGCACCTGGGCGAACAGGCGCCGCGCATCGCCGAGGCGGAAGCTGCCGGAGTCAGATCGGTGCCCGCCCTGGTGGTCGATGGTCAGGTGCTGCACCTGAACTTCGGCGCCGCCATCGCTGACCTCAAGTAA
- a CDS encoding sulfurtransferase encodes MTYARLLTPEQLAARLDDPNLVLLDCRFSLDDPGYGARSYQENHIPGAHFADLNKDLSSPVVPGVTGRHPLPDPHKLLERLRTWGLNAESEVVLYDDGPGAFAARAWWLLAWLGKREGVYLLDGGLTAWRTAGLRLTTAETPVRPGDFRGKPDNSLLIDADALGKRLGEPDLPLVDARGLPRFRGEVEPIDPVAGHIPGAQCAAFTDNLGNDGRFLRPEHLHQRFASLLRGRPAQDLVAYCGSGVTACHNLFAMSLAGYPLGRLYAGSWSEWITDAKRPVAKGD; translated from the coding sequence ATGACCTACGCCCGACTGCTCACGCCCGAGCAACTGGCCGCCCGCCTCGATGACCCGAATCTTGTCCTGCTCGACTGCCGCTTCTCCCTCGACGATCCCGGCTATGGGGCGCGCAGCTATCAGGAAAACCACATTCCCGGCGCCCACTTCGCCGACCTCAACAAGGACCTCTCCTCCCCCGTCGTCCCCGGCGTGACCGGCCGCCATCCGCTGCCCGACCCGCACAAGTTGCTGGAACGCCTGCGCACCTGGGGGCTGAACGCGGAAAGCGAAGTGGTGCTCTATGACGACGGTCCCGGCGCCTTCGCCGCCCGCGCGTGGTGGCTGCTGGCATGGCTGGGCAAACGAGAAGGCGTCTACCTGCTCGATGGCGGCCTTACCGCCTGGCGCACCGCCGGCCTGCGCCTGACCACCGCCGAGACGCCCGTGCGCCCTGGCGACTTCCGGGGCAAGCCGGACAACAGCCTGCTGATCGACGCCGATGCCCTCGGCAAGCGACTGGGCGAGCCGGACCTGCCGCTGGTGGACGCCCGCGGGCTGCCGCGCTTCCGTGGCGAGGTGGAACCCATCGACCCGGTCGCCGGCCACATCCCCGGCGCCCAGTGCGCGGCCTTCACCGACAACCTCGGCAACGATGGCCGCTTCCTGCGTCCGGAGCATCTGCACCAGCGCTTCGCCAGCCTGCTGCGCGGCCGCCCGGCGCAAGACCTGGTGGCCTATTGCGGCTCAGGCGTCACCGCCTGCCACAATCTGTTCGCCATGAGCCTGGCCGGCTACCCGCTGGGGCGCCTGTACGCCGGCTCCTGGAGCGAATGGATCACCGATGCGAAACGCCCGGTGGCCAAAGGCGACTGA
- a CDS encoding 1-acyl-sn-glycerol-3-phosphate acyltransferase — MLNLQPEPRKAGPLRVALVGLATVLITLGYSVRVLALGAVGRLRRGKVDGFTRDWSGSLLRLTGARLSRHGEVPDFGDGRRYMILCTHSSFYDIPAIFVTMPGSVRMLAKKELFAVPVWGAAMRAAEFPSIDRHNRHQAIADLARAREMMESGIVLWAAPEGTRSKDGKLQPFKKGCFRLAQQTDAVIVPVAIRGIQQLLPVGGLKLNLGMPVEVHVGAPIDSTGFAEQGVDALMAEVRGRMLELLEPSAASAPAPALKEQTPV, encoded by the coding sequence ATGCTCAATCTGCAACCCGAGCCGCGCAAGGCCGGCCCGCTGCGCGTCGCCCTGGTGGGGCTGGCGACCGTCCTGATCACCCTGGGCTACAGCGTCCGTGTGCTGGCGCTCGGCGCCGTTGGCCGGCTGCGTCGCGGCAAGGTCGATGGCTTCACCCGCGACTGGTCGGGAAGCCTGCTGCGTCTGACCGGAGCGCGCCTGAGCCGCCACGGTGAAGTGCCGGACTTCGGCGATGGCCGCCGCTACATGATCCTTTGCACCCACTCCAGCTTCTACGACATTCCGGCGATCTTCGTGACCATGCCCGGCTCGGTCCGCATGCTGGCGAAGAAGGAGCTGTTCGCGGTGCCGGTCTGGGGCGCGGCGATGCGTGCGGCGGAGTTCCCCTCCATCGACCGGCACAACCGCCACCAGGCCATCGCCGACCTGGCCAGGGCGCGGGAAATGATGGAAAGCGGCATCGTGCTGTGGGCCGCGCCCGAGGGCACCCGCTCGAAGGACGGCAAGTTGCAGCCGTTCAAGAAAGGCTGCTTCCGGCTGGCGCAGCAGACCGATGCGGTCATCGTCCCGGTGGCGATTCGCGGCATCCAGCAGCTGCTGCCGGTCGGTGGACTGAAGCTGAATCTGGGCATGCCGGTGGAAGTGCACGTGGGTGCGCCAATCGACTCCACCGGATTTGCCGAGCAGGGCGTGGACGCGCTGATGGCCGAAGTGCGCGGGCGCATGCTGGAGCTGCTGGAGCCCTCCGCCGCGTCCGCACCGGCGCCTGCCCTGAAGGAACAGACGCCCGTCTGA
- a CDS encoding nitroreductase family protein, producing MSANPRVAEHPIDPQFINRWSPRAFSGEAIPETTLLSFIEAARWAPSSFNSQPWRFLYARRDTPNWQRYLNLLGEFNRGWAQNASALVVVLSKTTFAPPGSSEEKPALWHSFDTGSAWGFMALQASLAGWHTHGMAGFDRELARSELKVPADHEIHAVIAIGKLGDKSILSESLQAREVPNARRPLAEIVAEGDFSL from the coding sequence ATGAGCGCCAACCCCCGCGTTGCCGAGCACCCGATCGACCCGCAATTCATCAATCGCTGGTCGCCCCGCGCCTTCAGCGGCGAAGCCATTCCCGAAACCACCCTGCTGAGCTTCATCGAGGCCGCGCGCTGGGCGCCCTCCTCGTTCAACTCGCAGCCCTGGCGCTTCCTCTATGCGCGCCGCGACACGCCGAACTGGCAGCGCTACCTGAACCTGCTGGGCGAGTTCAACCGTGGCTGGGCGCAGAACGCCTCGGCGCTGGTGGTCGTGTTGTCCAAGACCACCTTCGCCCCGCCCGGCTCCAGCGAAGAGAAACCGGCGCTGTGGCACAGCTTCGACACTGGCTCGGCCTGGGGCTTCATGGCACTGCAGGCGAGCCTGGCCGGCTGGCACACGCACGGCATGGCGGGCTTTGACCGCGAGCTGGCGCGTAGCGAACTGAAGGTGCCGGCGGACCACGAAATCCACGCGGTCATCGCCATCGGCAAACTGGGCGACAAGTCGATCCTCTCCGAAAGCCTGCAGGCCCGTGAAGTGCCCAATGCCCGCCGCCCACTGGCGGAAATCGTCGCCGAGGGCGATTTCTCGCTCTGA
- a CDS encoding D-2-hydroxyacid dehydrogenase, with protein sequence MRLLVLDRDHALYAALIMAAEPRISVVSGDKPDRLLEAAAECPVWLAQPDFAAQLLRQGVHPVWIQSSWAGITPLLANDLPKDYALTRAVGIFGQVMTEYLLTYLLAHERQMLGRLASQVGVQWDDRLPGTLYGRQVLIVGTGEIGQAVAHMLAPFGVELVGVAKNPRPLLPFSRVGGLEDLPRLVQTADYVVNLLPDTAHTRDIYNLPLFNRMKPTALFINAGRGNSVVDNDLVMALEANQIAGAVIDVCREEPLPPQHAFWHTPRLLLTGHTAAPTLPGPLIELFRDNLTRFWAGQEMRGEVDFARGY encoded by the coding sequence ATGCGCCTGCTCGTTCTCGATCGTGATCATGCCCTCTATGCCGCCCTGATCATGGCGGCGGAACCGCGAATCTCGGTGGTTTCCGGCGACAAGCCGGACCGCCTCCTCGAAGCTGCCGCCGAATGCCCCGTCTGGCTCGCCCAACCCGATTTCGCCGCGCAACTGCTGCGCCAGGGCGTACACCCGGTATGGATCCAGTCCAGCTGGGCCGGCATTACCCCATTGCTGGCGAACGATCTGCCCAAGGACTACGCGCTGACCCGTGCCGTGGGTATCTTCGGCCAGGTCATGACCGAATACCTGCTCACGTACCTGCTCGCCCACGAGCGGCAGATGCTCGGCCGCCTGGCCAGCCAGGTCGGCGTGCAGTGGGATGATCGCCTGCCCGGTACGCTCTACGGCCGCCAGGTACTGATAGTCGGGACCGGCGAGATCGGCCAGGCGGTGGCGCACATGCTGGCGCCGTTCGGCGTGGAGCTGGTGGGCGTGGCGAAGAACCCACGGCCGCTGTTGCCGTTCAGCCGGGTCGGCGGATTGGAGGATCTGCCGCGCCTGGTACAGACCGCCGACTACGTGGTGAACCTGCTGCCGGACACCGCGCATACCCGCGATATCTATAACCTGCCGCTGTTCAACCGAATGAAGCCGACCGCCTTGTTCATCAACGCCGGGCGTGGCAACTCGGTGGTCGATAACGATCTGGTGATGGCCCTGGAGGCCAACCAGATCGCCGGCGCGGTGATCGATGTCTGCCGCGAAGAGCCGCTGCCGCCGCAGCATGCGTTCTGGCACACGCCGCGCCTGCTGCTCACCGGGCACACTGCCGCACCGACGCTGCCGGGGCCGCTGATCGAACTGTTCCGCGACAACCTCACGCGCTTCTGGGCAGGCCAGGAAATGCGTGGAGAAGTGGATTTCGCGCGCGGTTACTGA
- a CDS encoding YcgL domain-containing protein, translating to MKRICSIYKSPRKNEMYLYVDKREALSRVPEGLIAAFGPPQHTFDLVLSPERQLAREDIHKVLENIEKQGYHLQMPPGEEEYIEHLPEELLRMNDPL from the coding sequence ATGAAACGCATTTGCTCTATCTACAAGAGTCCGCGCAAGAACGAGATGTACCTGTACGTCGACAAGCGCGAGGCGCTGTCGCGCGTGCCCGAAGGGCTGATCGCCGCGTTCGGCCCGCCGCAGCACACCTTCGACCTGGTGCTCAGCCCGGAACGCCAACTGGCCCGCGAGGACATCCACAAGGTCCTGGAAAACATCGAGAAGCAGGGTTACCACCTGCAGATGCCGCCGGGTGAAGAGGAGTACATCGAGCACCTGCCCGAGGAGCTGCTGCGGATGAACGATCCGCTCTGA
- a CDS encoding aspartyl/asparaginyl beta-hydroxylase domain-containing protein, producing the protein MIKFIVLAILAIFLVAILYVHLRGKVRLPFLRQVVNHSAWFAPYNSLMYLNSSVPSKPYLDREHFPELDKLRDNWQMIREEAEKLFDEGYIRDALNNNEAGFGSFFKKGWTRFYLTWYDGPLPSAQQLCPKTVELVSSIPNVKGAMFTRLPPRSHLNKHRDPYAGSLRYHLGLATPNSEECRIFVDGQPYAWRDGHDVMFDETFVHWVKNETDESRLILFCDIERPLKSSLLTRINRRVSAFLGRATAPQNVEGERVGGINQAYSVLIRLGDAVGSKVKVFKRRYPKAYRIGRPILAVVLLVWLLRWMFG; encoded by the coding sequence ATGATCAAGTTCATCGTTCTCGCGATTCTTGCCATATTCCTTGTCGCCATCCTCTACGTGCACCTGCGCGGCAAGGTGCGACTGCCCTTCCTGCGTCAGGTGGTGAACCATTCCGCGTGGTTCGCCCCGTACAACTCGCTGATGTATCTGAACTCCAGCGTGCCTTCCAAGCCGTACCTGGACCGCGAGCACTTCCCCGAGCTGGACAAGCTGCGCGACAACTGGCAGATGATCCGCGAGGAAGCCGAGAAGCTGTTCGACGAGGGCTACATCCGCGATGCCCTGAACAACAACGAGGCCGGCTTCGGCTCCTTCTTCAAGAAGGGCTGGACCCGCTTCTACCTGACCTGGTACGACGGCCCCCTGCCCTCGGCGCAGCAGCTCTGCCCCAAGACCGTGGAGCTGGTCAGCAGCATCCCCAACGTCAAGGGTGCGATGTTCACCCGCCTGCCGCCGCGCAGCCATCTGAACAAGCACCGCGACCCCTATGCCGGCTCGCTGCGCTACCACCTGGGCCTTGCCACGCCGAACTCTGAAGAGTGCCGCATCTTCGTCGACGGCCAACCCTACGCCTGGCGAGATGGCCACGACGTGATGTTCGACGAGACCTTCGTCCACTGGGTGAAGAACGAAACCGACGAATCGCGCCTGATCCTCTTCTGCGACATCGAGCGCCCCCTCAAGTCCTCGCTGCTGACCCGCATCAACCGCCGCGTCAGCGCCTTCCTCGGCCGCGCCACCGCGCCGCAGAACGTCGAGGGCGAGCGTGTTGGCGGGATCAACCAGGCCTACTCGGTACTGATTCGCCTCGGCGACGCCGTGGGCAGCAAGGTAAAGGTGTTCAAGCGCCGTTATCCGAAGGCCTACCGCATCGGTCGCCCGATCCTCGCGGTGGTGCTGCTGGTGTGGCTGCTGCGCTGGATGTTCGGCTAA
- a CDS encoding DUF2058 domain-containing protein, whose translation MSMSLRDQLMKAGLVSEKQAKQAGKQKQKQQRLEHKGQVEKDDSQRQAALQAQAEKQSRDAELNRQQQEKADKKARTAQIKQLIEGTRLPKLETEDYYNFVDAKKVKRIAVNDLIRDKLSRGSLAIVSYDGRYEIVPRDAALRIKERDERRIVLLNEPSGEPDDDDPYKDYVVPDDLMW comes from the coding sequence ATGAGCATGTCGTTACGTGACCAGCTGATGAAAGCCGGGCTGGTCAGCGAGAAGCAGGCCAAGCAGGCCGGCAAGCAGAAGCAGAAGCAGCAGCGCCTGGAGCACAAGGGCCAGGTGGAGAAGGATGACAGTCAGCGTCAGGCCGCCCTTCAGGCGCAGGCCGAGAAGCAGTCCCGCGATGCCGAGTTGAATCGCCAGCAGCAGGAAAAGGCTGACAAGAAAGCCAGAACCGCCCAGATCAAACAACTGATCGAAGGCACGCGTCTGCCGAAACTGGAGACTGAGGACTACTACAACTTCGTCGACGCGAAGAAGGTCAAGCGTATTGCGGTGAATGACCTGATCCGCGACAAGTTGAGCCGCGGCAGCCTGGCCATCGTCAGCTACGACGGCCGCTACGAGATCGTCCCGCGTGACGCGGCGCTGCGCATCAAGGAGCGCGACGAGCGTCGCATCGTGCTGCTCAACGAGCCCAGCGGCGAACCGGACGATGACGATCCGTACAAGGATTACGTGGTGCCCGACGACCTCATGTGGTAA
- the rnd gene encoding ribonuclease D, with protein MTALDIQWIRDDASLARKCQDWKELPYLALDTEFMRVDTFYPGAGLVQVGDGSGVWLIDPLLIRDWSPFAAVLESPVVVKVFHACGEDLEVFLRLTGSLPQPLFDTQLAAAYLGMPHSMGYSKLVLEILGIDLPKDETRSDWLQRPLTEMQVRYAAEDVQHLAEVYVKLAPRLSDEKLQWLLADGADLTANQTRVSDPQEAYLDVKLAWKLNRQQLAVLRELCAWREEQARVRNQPRNRVLREHTLWPLARFQPADKVALARIDDMHPRTVRQDGDILIALIAHAAKLPEADRPETLPEPLPREVTPVLKQLREIGQKEAERLNMAPELMLRKKVLEALLKTGWPNGPYQLPESLQGWRRALMGQALLDSLAVQTHE; from the coding sequence GTGACCGCTCTCGATATTCAGTGGATTCGCGACGATGCCAGCCTGGCGCGCAAATGCCAGGACTGGAAAGAACTGCCGTACCTCGCGCTCGATACCGAGTTCATGCGTGTCGATACCTTCTACCCCGGAGCTGGCCTGGTGCAGGTGGGCGACGGCAGTGGCGTGTGGCTGATCGACCCGCTGCTGATCCGCGACTGGTCGCCATTCGCCGCCGTGCTGGAGTCGCCGGTGGTGGTCAAGGTGTTCCACGCCTGTGGCGAGGACCTGGAGGTCTTCCTGCGCCTGACCGGCAGCCTGCCGCAGCCGCTGTTCGACACCCAGCTGGCCGCCGCCTACCTGGGCATGCCGCACTCGATGGGCTACTCGAAGCTGGTGCTGGAGATCCTCGGTATCGACCTGCCCAAGGACGAGACCCGTTCCGACTGGCTGCAGCGTCCGTTGACCGAGATGCAGGTGCGCTACGCCGCCGAGGACGTACAGCACCTGGCCGAGGTCTACGTGAAGCTGGCGCCACGCCTGAGTGACGAGAAGCTGCAGTGGCTGCTGGCCGACGGCGCGGACCTGACCGCCAACCAGACCCGTGTCAGCGACCCGCAGGAGGCCTACCTCGATGTGAAGCTGGCGTGGAAGCTCAATCGCCAGCAACTGGCCGTGCTGCGTGAACTGTGCGCCTGGCGCGAAGAGCAGGCCCGCGTGCGCAACCAGCCGCGCAACCGCGTGCTGCGCGAACACACCCTGTGGCCGCTGGCGCGCTTCCAGCCCGCCGACAAGGTCGCCCTGGCGCGCATCGATGATATGCACCCGCGCACCGTCCGCCAGGATGGCGATATCCTGATCGCACTGATCGCCCACGCGGCGAAGCTGCCGGAAGCCGATCGCCCCGAAACGCTGCCTGAACCGCTGCCGCGCGAGGTCACCCCAGTGCTCAAGCAGCTGCGCGAAATTGGCCAGAAGGAGGCCGAGCGCCTGAACATGGCTCCAGAGCTGATGTTGCGCAAGAAGGTACTCGAGGCGCTGCTCAAGACCGGCTGGCCGAACGGCCCCTACCAACTGCCCGAGTCGCTGCAGGGCTGGCGCCGCGCGCTGATGGGCCAGGCCTTGCTGGACAGCCTTGCCGTCCAGACCCACGAATAA